In Acomys russatus chromosome 26, mAcoRus1.1, whole genome shotgun sequence, a genomic segment contains:
- the Pou4f2 gene encoding POU domain, class 4, transcription factor 2 encodes MMMMSLNSKQAFSMPHAGSLHVEPKYSALHSASPGSSAPTAPSASSPNSSSNAGGGGGGGGGGGGGRSSSSSSSGSGGGGGGGGGGGSEAMRRACLPTPPSNIFGGLDESLLARAEALAAVDIVSQSKSHHHHPPHHSPFKPDATYHTMNTIPCTSSASSSSVPISHPSALAGTHHHHHHHHHHHHQPHQALEGELLEHLSPGLALGAMAGPDGTVVSTPAHAPHMATMNPMHQAALSMAHAHGLPSHMGCMSDVDADPRDLEAFAERFKQRRIKLGVTQADVGSALANLKIPGVGSLSQSTICRFESLTLSHNNMIALKPILQAWLEEAEKSHREKLTKPELFNGAEKKRKRTSIAAPEKRSLEAYFAIQPRPSSEKIAAIAEKLDLKKNVVRVWFCNQRQKQKRMKYSAGI; translated from the exons atgatgatgatgtccCTGAACAGCAAGCAGGCGTTCAGCATGCCTCACGCCGGCAGCCTGCACGTGGAGCCCAAGTACTCGGCGCTGCACAGCGCCTCCCCGGGTTCTTCTGCGCCCACGGCACCTTCGGCCAGTTCCCCCAACAGCTCCAGCAAcgctggcggcggcggcggcggcggtggcggagGTGGTGGAGGCCGGAGCAGCAGTtccagcagcagcggcagcggcggcggcggcggaggcggcggcggcgggggctcGGAGGCGATGCGGAGAGCTTGTCTTCCAACCCCACCG AGCAATATATTCGGCGGGCTGGATGAGAGTCTGCTGGCCCGTGCCGAGGCTCTGGCCGCCGTGGACATCGTCTCCCAGAGTaagagccaccaccaccacccgccccaCCACAGCCCCTTCAAGCCGGACGCCACTTACCACACCATGAACACCATCCCGTGCACGTCCTCGGCTTCCTCTTCATCTGTGCCCATCTCTCACCCGTCTGCCCTGGCcggcacccaccaccaccaccaccaccaccatcaccatcaccaccagccgCACCAGGCACTGGAGGGCGAGCTGCTGGAGCACCTGAGTCCCGGGCTGGCCCTGGGAGCCATGGCTGGCCCGGACGGCACGGTGGTATCAACTCCGGCTCACGCACCACACATGGCCACCATGAACCCCATGCACCAGGCAGCCCTGAGTATGGCCCACGCACACGGGCTACCCTCGCACATGGGCTGCATGAGCGATGTGGATGCAGACCCCCGGGACCTGGAGGCATTCGCCGAGCGCTTCAAGCAGAGACGCATCAAGCTGGGAGTGACCCAGGCAGATGTGGGTTCGGCTCTAGCCAACCTCAAGATCCCGGGAGTGGGCTCGCTCAGCCAGAGCACCATCTGTAGGTTCGAGTCTCTCACGCTGTCGCACAACAACATGATCGCGCTCAAGCCCATCCTGCAGGCGTGGCTGGAGGAAGCTGAGAAATCCCACCGCGAGAAGCTCACCAAGCCGGAGCTCTTCAACGGCGCGGAGAAGAAGCGCAAGCGCACGTCTATCGCGGCGCCGGAGAAGCGTTCGCTGGAAGCCTACTTCGCTATCCAGCCGAGGCCCTCGTCCGAGAAGATCGCGGCCATCGCCGAGAAGCTGGACCTCAAGAAAAACGTGGTGCGCGTCTGGTTCTGCaaccagaggcagaaacagaagagaatgaAATACTCCGCTGGCATTTAG